The nucleotide sequence GTTGGCGCAGTTCATGATCGTGTGGCAGCGATAGAGGCGGAACGGATCCTCGAGCTGGTCGAGGCGCTCGCCGGTCATCTCGTCGCGGCTGTCGGCCAGCCAGCGATAGGCCTGGAGCAGGATGGCGGGTCCGAGGAAGCGGTCGCCGTTCCACCAGTAGCTGGGACAGCTGGTCGAGCAGCAGAAGCACATGATGCATTCGTAAAGGCCGTTCAGCCGCTCACGGTCCTCGGGGCTCTGCAGCCGCTCCTTGCCGCTCGGCTCGGGCGTCGCGGTCTTCAGCCATGGCTGGATCGAGGCATATTGGGCGTAGAGGTGGGAGAAGTCGGGGACGAGGTCCTTGATGACGTCGCAGTGCGGCAGCGGGGTGACGCGAAGATCGCCCTTCACATCCTCGATTGCGGTGGTGCAGGCGAGGCCGTTGCGGCCGTCCATGTTCATCGAGCAGGAGCCGCAGATGCCCTCGCGGCAGGAGCGGCGGAAGGTGAGCGTGGGATCGAGTTCGTTCTTGATCTTGATGAGCGCGTCGAGGACCATCGGCCCGCATTCGTCGAGGTTGACCTCGTAGCTGTCGTAGCGCGGATTTTCGCCCGTGTCGGGGTCGTAGCGGTAGATCTTGAACGTCTTGACCCGGTTGGCACCGGCTTCCGCCTTGTACTGGCGGCCCTTGCCCTTGATGACACTGTTGGCGGGAAGCGTGAACTCGGCCATTCTCAATCCTCTTGCGCTTGGGCGCGAGATAGTGGGGAGAAGGTCGGAAAGCCAGCCCTTCCAAAGGTCCGTATTACTCGCGTCCGGAGCCCCGGTCGGGATCATGTTCGACCATCTTCTTGAGCGGCGCGAGCAGGTATAGCGTGATGAAGGCCATGACGGTCAGGACCACCGCGACGTCGATCGCCCCGAGACCGACCGCAAGCCCGATGGCACCGGTCACCCACAGGCTGGCAGCGGTGGCCGTTCCCTTGACGCTGTCCCTGACCTTGAGGATCGCGCCGCCGCCGATGAAGCCCATGCCGGTGATCAGGCCCTCGATGACCCGGGCGGTGGCTTCGGGCGAGTCGCCGACCATGGTCTCCGCCGCCTGGAAGAAGCCGCAGGCGGCCACTGCGACCAGCGGAAAGGTCCGCAACCCGGCGCTTCGTTCCTCCCGCTCGCGGTTCCAGCCGATGGGCAGCGCCAGCACATAGGCGAGCAGCAGGGAGGCGAGGTGCGGCCAGAGATCGAAGCGATCGGTGCCGAAGAGTTCCGTCATGGAACCGTAACAATCGGCCCGGTT is from Sphingomonas sp. LHG3406-1 and encodes:
- a CDS encoding succinate dehydrogenase iron-sulfur subunit; its protein translation is MAEFTLPANSVIKGKGRQYKAEAGANRVKTFKIYRYDPDTGENPRYDSYEVNLDECGPMVLDALIKIKNELDPTLTFRRSCREGICGSCSMNMDGRNGLACTTAIEDVKGDLRVTPLPHCDVIKDLVPDFSHLYAQYASIQPWLKTATPEPSGKERLQSPEDRERLNGLYECIMCFCCSTSCPSYWWNGDRFLGPAILLQAYRWLADSRDEMTGERLDQLEDPFRLYRCHTIMNCANVCPKGLNPAKAIAETKKLIAERAA
- a CDS encoding MgtC/SapB family protein, with the protein product MTELFGTDRFDLWPHLASLLLAYVLALPIGWNREREERSAGLRTFPLVAVAACGFFQAAETMVGDSPEATARVIEGLITGMGFIGGGAILKVRDSVKGTATAASLWVTGAIGLAVGLGAIDVAVVLTVMAFITLYLLAPLKKMVEHDPDRGSGRE